The genomic interval CAGCTTCTGGATACAAGAAACATTATGGATCGCGTAAACCGAATCGCTCCGTTTTTTACGTATGACCAGGATCCTTATCTAGTGGTTCGTGATGATGGAAGTACCGTCTGGATGCTCGATGCTTATTTGACGGCAGAAAGTTATCCATATTCGGAAGCATTTCAGGGAGAAACCAATTATATCCGAAATTCGGTGAAAGTTTCGATTGACGCTTATACAGGTGAAGTGAATTTCTATATTGCAGAGCCTGATGACCCGTTGATGCAGACATTTAGAAATATATTCCCGGATTTATTTACAGAAGATATTCCTGAAGATATTAAAGCCCACTTCCGGTATCCGGAAAAACTGTTCACTGTTCAGGCGTCTATGTATGGTACGTATCATATGTCCGACTTGGAAGTATTCTATAATCGGGAAGACTTTTGGCAGTTCCCAACGGAAAAATATTTCAATGAAGACACGACGATGGAGCCATATTATACGACATTGAAACTACCTAATCAGGATGAAGAGGAATTTATTTTAATGATTCCATACACACCGAAAAACAGGCAGAACATGATTGCTTGGATGGGTGTGCGTAATGACGGGGATAATTATGGTGACATATTTGTGTACCGTTTTCCAAAACAGCGAAACATTTACGGTCCACAACAAATTGAGAACAGAATCAATCAGGATAGTGAAATTTCTCAGGAACTGAACTTATGGTCGCAAGGTGGATCAGAAGTTATTCGTGGTAATTTGCTTGCTATACCGATTGAAGATACGGTTTTATATGTGGAGCCAATTTACATTGAATCGAATAATGAAACATCGCTACCCGAAGTGAAACGGGTTGTCCTCGCCTATGGTGACCAAATTGTTATGGAGGCAAACTTCGATAAGGCGCTTGAGGAAATGTTGAAGACCGTCGATCCAAAAGCGGAGGATGAAGGAGAACAAGGCGATCAGGAAGATGACAAGCCGGACTCATCCCAGCCAATTATCGGTGCTGAGGAACAACTGCAGGAGTTTTCCGATTTGTTTAAGGACTATAAACAGGCATTATCCAGTGGTGATTGGCAAAAAGCTGCTGAAATAATGGATGAACTAGAAGGGATGCTGGATAATGAAACGAAAGTACCTGCACCTGACAATCCGGAACCTTCTAATGATAAAGGAAAAAATTCTAATGCAACTGAGTCCTCCAGTGACCAGAAAACAGCCAAAGATAAAGAATAATGGATAAAGAAATATAAAAATCGGGATGCGCGCCTATGGCGTTATCCCGATTTTTACATTATTTGTCTACAATTTGTTATAATGAAATTGGAATTAACCAAATACGGGAGGTGTGGGTATGGCGGAGGATAGTTTGGAATGTAACCATTCAGCTAAAAAACTCTGTGTATCATTAGTACCGATATTCAACCATTTAGACCATTCAGAACAAGTTGAGGTTGCTCAAACAAGCAGAAGCAAGAAGTATGATAAAAGAGAAATGATCTTTCAAGCGGGCTCCCCTTCTGAATACTTATATATCGTCCACAAAGGCAAAGTAAAAATCTATAACCTTTCAGAGTCCGGGAAAGAACAGCTAATCCGAATTTTGGAACCCGGTGATTTCATGGGTGAACTGGCCATATTTACGGATGAATGGCTGACAAGTTATGCTGAGGCGATGGAACCGACGGAGATATGTGCTATTCATAAATCTGATTTACAGGTGCTACTTGAAGAAAAACCTGCAATCGCATTTAAGCTGCTTGCGGAAAGCACAAAACGCCTTAGGCAAGCGGAAAAGAATATTGAACGGCTTAGCTCACAAGATGTCGAAAAACGGCTGGCCTCTTTTTTAATTGAACAAGTGAAAGTACACGATTCTTTTAAAATTACATTGCCGATGAGTAAGAAAGACCTTGCTTCCTATATTGGCAGTACACAAGAAACATTAAGTCGGCGCCTGACAAATTTTGAAGAAAGCGGCTGGATTGAACAGACCGGCCAACGCAAGATTAAGGTTCTTGACTTGGACGCATTGCGTGCTATTGACGATTAACTGGTTCAAAGTTATGTTTTACATGCCATCCATGCAAATATCACCTTACCTGAATCATTTTTTTGCGACAATCGTATAATACAGTATGGAATAATAGAGGATGGTATTAACATGTATTCTTATGAAGAAAAGGTATATAATGAACTGCAGGCATGGAGAAGAGACGTATTAAAGCGTCCAGGTTTTATAACCCAGCTTTCAAAAAAGACGCAGACAAAAATTAATAGGATGATTCCCGATAAAGCTCACAAGATTATAACGGAAAGTTTGAAAAAGATGGTTCAAGCTACATTGGTTGGATCTGATATAACAACTAATAAGCACCAATCAGCGGGTTTAAGTCTTTATGAACAGGATGAGTTATTGAAAGAAAAGCTCACATCCTACCGTAAGACAGCCGTTGTGGAAGGGGCCGGAACAGGCGCGGGTGGTTTCTTTCTTGGGCTCGCCGATTTTCCAATGCTTTTATCTATTAAAATGAAGTTTTTATTTGAAGCTGCAGCCATTTATGGATTTGACACAAATAGCTATGAAGAGCGTCTATACATTCTTCACGTGTTCCAGCTTGCCTTTTCCAGAGATGCCACACGCAGGAGGACATATTATATTATAGAAAACTGGCAAACTGAAAAAAAGCGGCTCACTGATATGGATTGGCAGGTGTTTCAGCAAGAATATCGTGATTACCTTGACTTAATAAAATTGTTACAGCTGCTACCAGGCTTCGGTGCTATTGTCGGAGCTTATGCCAATCACAACTTGCTTGATACGTTAGGAGAAACGGCGATGAATGCCTATCGTATAAGACTTTTGTTTACCCAGCCGCGTGATTATTAAAGAGCTTGTGCTTCGCGTATGATTCGTACGTGCGCAGTGTTACCTTATCCCAGTTACACTGCGCTCCTTAATAAAGTCCAGCGATTCTC from Lentibacillus cibarius carries:
- a CDS encoding Crp/Fnr family transcriptional regulator — protein: MAEDSLECNHSAKKLCVSLVPIFNHLDHSEQVEVAQTSRSKKYDKREMIFQAGSPSEYLYIVHKGKVKIYNLSESGKEQLIRILEPGDFMGELAIFTDEWLTSYAEAMEPTEICAIHKSDLQVLLEEKPAIAFKLLAESTKRLRQAEKNIERLSSQDVEKRLASFLIEQVKVHDSFKITLPMSKKDLASYIGSTQETLSRRLTNFEESGWIEQTGQRKIKVLDLDALRAIDD
- a CDS encoding EcsC family protein — translated: MYSYEEKVYNELQAWRRDVLKRPGFITQLSKKTQTKINRMIPDKAHKIITESLKKMVQATLVGSDITTNKHQSAGLSLYEQDELLKEKLTSYRKTAVVEGAGTGAGGFFLGLADFPMLLSIKMKFLFEAAAIYGFDTNSYEERLYILHVFQLAFSRDATRRRTYYIIENWQTEKKRLTDMDWQVFQQEYRDYLDLIKLLQLLPGFGAIVGAYANHNLLDTLGETAMNAYRIRLLFTQPRDY